A segment of the Aureimonas sp. SA4125 genome:
GCGGCGCGCGTGAAGATGGAGCCGTTTCTGCACACCGCCGGGAAAGTCCCAGTTGATGTCCGCATCGAAATATTTGGGATCGCCGATGATCGGATGGCCGATGTGCAACGCATGGACGCGGAGCTGGTGGGTGCGGCCGGTATAGGGCTCGAACTCGATCCAGGAGAAGTTCTGCGCCGCCTGGTCGACGACCCGGTAATGCGTCAGCGCATGGTCGGCGCCGTCCTCACCGTGCTTGCCGACGCGCATGCGGTCGCCGTCCTGCGTCTCCTCCTTCACCAGATAGGTCGAGATCCGCCCCTCCTTCGGGTTCGGCACGCCCTTCACGATCGCCCAGTAGGTCTTCTTGGTGTCGCGCTCGCGGAACATCTTGGTGAGGAAGGACGCTGCGCCCCGTGTCCGGGCGACGACGAGAACGCCTGATGTATCGCGGTCGAGCCGATGCACGAGGCGGGGCTTTTCGCCGCGCTTGTTGCGCCAGGCTTCCAGCATGTCGTCGACATGCCGCGCGACGCCCGAGCCGCCCTGGACGGCAAGGCCCGCAGGCTTGTTGAAGACGAGAACCTTCTCGTCCTCGTAGATCAGCATCTGCGAGAGGACGTCGCCATCCTGCCGGCCCTTCATCAGATTGGTGGTGAGCGGCGCGCCCTTGGCACGGGCAGCGTCCGTGCCGATCGGCGGCACGCGCACCATCTGGCCCGGCGCGATGCGCGTGTCGGACTTCACCCGCCCACCGTCGACGCGGATCTGCCCGGAACGCAGCAGCTTCTGCAGATGCGTAAAGCCGAGGCCGGGATAGTGGATCTTGAACCAGCGATCGAGGCGCAGGCCGGCCTCGTCGTCTTCGACGCGTTTCTGTTCGATGATCGCCATATCAGGGCGAACTCCTTGTTGATCCGCCGGCACGGGGCCGACCGGCATTGCCGGGAGACTGTCGGCGACGCCGAACATCAAGTCTTCTTCACTGGGGAAGCACTGAAGCCCGGAAGAATCGGACACTGCCGGCACATCGCAGAAGCACCGCCGACAGTGTCAGCCGAGCGACTTCGACGCCGTGCGGCAACGGCCCGTCTTCTTCCCCTTTGACAGGGCACAGACTTCGATCTGTCGGTGACGGCGAAGGCGCCCAACAAAAGCGAAGAGAGCAGGACCGGTACCAAGCCTGCTCGTATCACATTCGGAAGGGGGTTGTAACGTCGCACGTCGATCTGCCTCGCCAGAGGGTGAACCGGCCTGTTCCGCGCCACCCCCTTTTCCCTTAGGCTAGGGCGCGAATCAAAAAGAGGCCCCCAACCAGGGCGGCAATGCCGGTCAGCACCGAGCCAAGGACATAGGCCAGAGCCAGCAGCGCGTATCCGCGCTCGAAGAGGCTGACGGCATCGAGCGAGAAGCTGGAAAATGTCGTGAATCCACCCAGAAATCCCGTGGCCAGCAAGAGCCGCAGCTCCATCGACATGTCGAAGCGGCGCGCCAGGACCTCGATCAGGACGCCCATGGCAAACGAGCCGGCGATATTCACCGTCATCGTCCCCCAGGGAAAGCTCATCCCGAAGAGCCGCGTGCAGCCGACGACGACGAGATGACGGAGGGCCGAGCCAGCGGCGCCGCCGGCGGCGACGAGGAGGATTTGCTTGAGCATTCGCAGACTGCCTGATCCGGGCGAGCCCGTTCCTAGCGACGAAGGCGCCGACCGTAAAGACTTCAACATCTGTGTCGGCGTCATGACACGCTCATTGCCGAGGCTCCAGAATCGGCTCCCGGGCCTTGCAGCCAGGCCTCGCGCGTGATTTTGCTTGTGCCATTCGCGGCATCGGGGACGCATGCGCTCATGGCCTATCGGCTGGCCCTGTACAATTTCGGCATGTTTCGCCGTCCCTCGGACGATCCGGTCAATCGCGGCTTCCACGACAGGAACGATCCGAACCTGCGCGCCGTCGAGGCGAGCGACGGCTTCATTTCCCGGTCCGGCTATCCCGACGAGCCGGGACCACCCAGTTGGGGCGTGCAGGTTTTTCCGCGCTTTTTCGTGGACAACGGCGACGGCTGGGCGCCCTCGACGCTGTCGCTGCGCAAACGAGGATTTTTCAGGCCTCCTGAAAGACCGCAATTTCATGGTCGTCTGCCGGCACCAGACCGATTGAACGTCGATGCGCCATGCGCCTGAAAGCCTCGATCCGGTGCCCGTGGATGATCGTCAGCGCTGTCGCC
Coding sequences within it:
- a CDS encoding RluA family pseudouridine synthase produces the protein MAIIEQKRVEDDEAGLRLDRWFKIHYPGLGFTHLQKLLRSGQIRVDGGRVKSDTRIAPGQMVRVPPIGTDAARAKGAPLTTNLMKGRQDGDVLSQMLIYEDEKVLVFNKPAGLAVQGGSGVARHVDDMLEAWRNKRGEKPRLVHRLDRDTSGVLVVARTRGAASFLTKMFRERDTKKTYWAIVKGVPNPKEGRISTYLVKEETQDGDRMRVGKHGEDGADHALTHYRVVDQAAQNFSWIEFEPYTGRTHQLRVHALHIGHPIIGDPKYFDADINWDFPGGVQKRLHLHARRIAIPHPDGGVIEQMAPLPPHMVQTWNLFGFDESETGD
- the crcB gene encoding fluoride efflux transporter CrcB codes for the protein MLKQILLVAAGGAAGSALRHLVVVGCTRLFGMSFPWGTMTVNIAGSFAMGVLIEVLARRFDMSMELRLLLATGFLGGFTTFSSFSLDAVSLFERGYALLALAYVLGSVLTGIAALVGGLFLIRALA
- a CDS encoding DUF3291 domain-containing protein; this translates as MAYRLALYNFGMFRRPSDDPVNRGFHDRNDPNLRAVEASDGFISRSGYPDEPGPPSWGVQVFPRFFVDNGDGWAPSTLSLRKRGFFRPPERPQFHGRLPAPDRLNVDAPCA